The Nocardia vinacea genome contains the following window.
CGAAGGGGCGGTGACCGCGCTCGTCACCCGCGACCTCATCGGCCTTCGGCGGCGACACCTGGCCCGGCAATTCGTCGAGGGCCCGGGTGCCCCACACGCCTATATGGCTTATGTCGGCTATGGGCTGCTGATGCCGCGCCTGCCGAGGTTCCTGTGGCGACGGTGCACGCCGAACCTCGGCGACGATGCGGTGTTGTCGCAGCTGACCTGGCTGGCGGCCGACGGATTCGGTTTCGACGGAGCGTTTTTCCAAACGGCACGATGGATCGATAGGCAGTGGCGGCCCAAGCCGTACTCGTGGGAGGGGGACAGTTCCTACTTCCTGCGCGCAGTCGATCAGGGCGTCGGACGAGCGCTGTACTTCGTCAACGACGCAGACTTGGCGGCGATCGCCGACCGGATCGACCGCATGGATCCACACCGCCGAGCCGACCTGTGGAGCGGCATCGGCGCCGCCATCGCCTACCTCGGCGGGGTCGCGGAGTCCGACGTGCGCACGGCCCAGCGACGCGCCGGGCTCGCGGCCGCGGATATGGCGCAGGGTGCCGCGTTCGCGATCAAGGCCAGGGCGCATGCCGGGTACGTACCGGAATGCTCGGTGTCGGCGGCACGACTGCTCTGTGATCGTGATGTCGATGCGGTCGTCGCGGTTGTCGACGAGACGAGCACTCGATCGTTCAGTACCGGCGAGCCCGGTTATGAGCAATGGCGACGCCGGTTACGTGAGCGCCTCGCGCCACCGACGCTATTGCACGCGGTCGATCAACCACGAGGAGCTTAGATGTCGCGCTTTATCGATGACGTACTGTCCAACAGCACCTCCGACCGTGGCTTCTCCTACGGCGAGCCGGATGCGCTGCGCCGCAAGACGTGGGCGGAGTTGTTGCGGCACAGTCGATGTGCCGCGCAGTCGCTGACCGACCAGGGTGCGTCCATGGGGTCGCGGGTCGCCATCCTCGCCGGTGAACCGGAGGACGTCGTGGTGTCGGTCCTGGCCTGCTGGTTGCTCGGAGCCTCGGCCACCATGCTGCATCAACCGACGCACCGAACCGATCTCACCGTCTGGGCGCGTGACACCGTCAGATCCCTCGACGTCATCGACGCCAAACTGGTGTTGATCGGAACCCCTTTCGACAGCGCGGCGACCATCCTCGCCGAGCACGATGTGCCGAGTGTGTCGATAGCGCGACTCGGCGCGTCGACACCGTTGGAGCCTGCCGATGTTCCGGATGACACCCTGGCGCTACTTCAGCTGACGTCGGGGTCCACCGGTACCCCGAAAGCCGTCGCCATCACCCACGCCAACCTGTACGCCAGCGGCCACGCCATCGCGCGGGCCGCTGATATGGATCCGGCCAGAGAGATCGGTGTGAGCTGGCTTCCGCTGTTCCACGACATGGGCATGGTCGGATTCGTGGCGACGCCGTTGCAGTTGGGGGTGGAGGTTGTGTGTGTGAGTCCGACGCATTTCCTGCGTGCACCGCTGGTATGGATGGATCTCATCACTCGATATCGCGGCACGATGACCGCCGCGCCGAACTTCGCCTACGAGATCGCGGCACGGCGAATGGAGTTGGCTCCGGACGGGGCCTTCGACCTGTCGAGTATGCGGTTCGCATTGAACGGCGCCGAACCGATCGATGCGACCGCAGTCGCGCGATTCGTCGAGGCCGGAGCACGTTTCGGCCTGTCCCCCGGTGCGGTAGTGCCCGCGTACGGTATGGCGGAGGCCACGCTCGCGGTGTCGTTCAGTCCGGTCGGTCTCGGTGTGCGAACCGACGCCGTGCGGCCTGACGCCATCGAGACGGCGGGTTACGCGCAGCCGACCGACGCTGCGGACGCCCGGATGTTTGTGACGCTCGGGAAGCCGGTGACCGGTGTCGAGGCACGGGTGCTGGACGACACCGGAGCACCTGTCAGGCCGCGCACAGTCGGCGAGATCTTCATCTCCGGTGCCGCGGTCACCGATGGTTACTTCACCGAAAACGGTTACAGCTCAGCACGAAACGACCACGGGTTGTTGCCGACCGGCGATCTCGGCTACCTCACCGAATCGGGGGAGATCGTCGTGTGTGGGCGCAAGAAGGACACCATTATCGTCGGGGGCCGCAATATTTTCCCCACCGACATCGAGCGTGCCGCCGCGACGGTGGCGGGTGTCCGACGCGGCAACACGGTCGCCGTGCGACTCGAACCCGGGGAAATCCGTGAGGGTTTCGCGGTCGCCGTCGAGTCCGCCGACTGGAACGATGACAAGCACGTCGCACGCATCCAACGCGAGGTGACCCGCGTCGTCCGCGACGGCGTGGGGGCGACACCACGCTCGGTTGCCGTTGTCGCACCGGGTTCGATCCCGAAGACTCCGTCGGGCAAGGTGCGCCGAACCAACTCCGCCCACCTGATCCGATGATCGGCCGACGCGCCGGTATCGGCATCGCCATGGCCGCCCTGCTGTTGCTGATCGGCGGCACCGCGTGCACCGCGGATGGCGGTCTGCCGCGGCCCGCCCAGTTGCTGCGTAACGCCGCCGCTGCGGCGCGTGCGACGACAAGCGCGCACGTCACCTTGCAACTCAGCGGCGCGCCCCTGAGCGGAGTGAGTGTGCGGGCCATGTCGGCCGACGTTGTCCGTGACGGTGACGCGCGAGCGAAAGGTCAGCTCGTGGTGCCGTCGGCATTCGGTGACGCCCGCCTCGATTTCGTCGAGATCGACTCGACCATCTACACCCGCGACCCCTCGGGGCGATTCGCGTCGGCGCCGCCACAGCAGAACGGGTCGGCAAATCCGTTGCCCACCACGCTGATCGACCCACACCGAGGAGTCGCGAACCTACTGGCATCGATGTCTTCGGTGCAGACCGAGGCCAGGGAGACCATCGGCAACGTCGATGCGTTCCGTGTCACCGGACTGGTAGCGGCCCACGACATCGCGCAGGTGGTCCCGAGCGTCACCACGGACGGAAAATTGACGGTGTGGTTCAAGGTTGGTGGCCGACACGAGCCGGTCGCGACTCGGCTGGTGATCGGTCAGGGGGACCCCGCATCGCAATCCGTGCTCGATGTGACGGTCAGCGACGTCAACCGCCCCGTCCATGTCGCCGATCCCCGCAGCTAGCTCGACATTTCGACAACGGCCATGAACACCGTGACAACGAACGCGCCGCAGCCATTCGGCGGCCGATGGAGGGAATCCGATGGACGACATCACCGAGATCGACCCCGAGCAAGTCTCACCGGGTGAGTTCAAGAACCTCATCACCAGTACCTCCGATGAACAGCTGCGCGCCGCGCTGGCTGACCCGGACTTACGAAGCGCCATGTTCGACACCGTTTTCACGCGCATGCCGGACCGATTGAGTGTCGAGGAGGCACGCGGGGTCGACGCCACTGTGCTGTGGCGAGTAGGACAGACACCCGACGAGTGGCTGGTGACGATTCGCGACGGTGCGTGCACCGTGACGAAGGCGACGGCAGGTGTCAAACCGACGGTGTCGTTGACGCTGGGCGATGTGCTGTTCCTGCGATTACTGTCCGGGCAGGCGTCGGGAACGAAAGCAATGCTTTCTGGCAAGCTGCGCGTCAAGGGTGACCTACTGTTCGCCAGGCGAGTGGAGAAGCTGTTCAACACGGATTAGTCAGGTGTCAGCGTGGAATGGGGCATGAGCGGATATTCAGACGCAGCCCGGCTCCGGCGTCAGTGCTTCATTTGTCCTGCCATCGCCATCAGCGCATCGCGCCGCGGCATCGAGAGAAGCGTCTCGAACGTTGCCCGGTAGTAATCGCTGCTGATGAAGACGGGACCGTTGGGGAGATTCTCCAGGGTGAGTCGCGCTACTTCCTCGGCCGCCATCACTTCGGGCAGAGCCGACATGTCGATGCCTTGATTGGCTGCGGCTTCGGATTCCGTTGCGCCGGGGCATAGGGTCAAGACACTAGCAAATCCGGCTTCGTTATATCGGATGGTTGTGCTGCCGAGCAGACCACCATCCACCGGGTGGGACGACTCATCGTCCGTGCCACCGCGGGGAACGCTTTTCGGCAAATGCTCGCGGACCCTCCTGCGCATCTTCGCTGTGGTAGCAGTATTCGGCCGCGTGCCGTGCGGCTTGCAGAGCGGCCGAACGACCCATCTCAGTGGAGAGCATCACCGTTTCCCGGGCCGCCCGCACCGACAGCGGTGCGCCCGCGAGAACTTCGGCGGCCAACTCGAGTGCGGTCGCCAGCAATTCGGATGGTTCGGCGAGGCGATTGACCAGACCGATCTCATAGGCGCGGTGGGCGGTGATCGGCTTGCCGGTGAGCAGGATTTCCATCATGACCCGCTGCGGGATCATATGAATCAGCGGTGCCGCCCACGGCGCGCTCCGGCCCACCTTGACCTCCGTGATCGCGAAGCGCGCGGTGGTGCTCGCGACACACAGATCGCAGGCCTGGGCGATCATCCAGCCGCCCGCGTAGGCAACGCCATTGACCGCCGCGATGGTGGGTTTGGACAGCTCGATCGTGTCGTACGGGAGCGCGAACATATCGCGCGGCGGCACCCGCATACCGGTTTCCACCATCTCCTTCAGATCGCCGCCCGCGCAGAATGCCTGGTCACCGGCACCGGTGAGAATTGCGATGCGCAGGGCCGGATCTCGCTCGAACCGGTCCCAGGCCGCAGCCAGTCCCGCGCGCACATCGGTGGCCAGGCAGTTGCGGGTCTCCGGTCGGTTCAGCGTGATCACGGCGATGCCATCGCCGCGGGGGTCGAAGAGCACGGCGTCGCTCATTCAGAATCCTCTCTGGGCAATGGCGTGGGCGGCGCGCGCCAGGTCTTCTCGAAAGTCGGGGTGGACGATGGCGATCAGGCGACGTGCACGCTCGGCCAGGGTCCGGCCGCGCAGTTCGGCCGCGCCGAATTCGGTGACGATCACGTCCACATCGCTGCGCGCGGTAGTGACCGGGCCCGCGAGACCGACCGTGATCCGGCTGATGGTGCCGCCTTTGGCGGTCGCGGGCAGCACGATGATGGAATGCCCACCCGGCGACCGCGTCCCGGCGCGCACGAAGTCCACCTGACCGCCGGTACCGCCGAGGTAGGCCGAACCGCTCTGCTCCGCGTTCACCTGGCCGGTGAGATCGACCTCCAGCGCAGAGTTGATCGTCACCAACTTGTCCAGTCGGGCAAGCACTTCCGGATTGTGGGTGTACGACGTCGGGCACATGCGGATACCGAGGTTGCGGTGGGCGAATTCGTACAGTCGCTCGGTGCCGATCAGGGCGCCGGTGATCGACACGCCCCGGTCGATACGCTTGCGCGCATTGGTGACAACACCGGCCTCGACCAGATCGACCAGCCCGTCACCGATCATGCCGGAATGCACGCCGAGATCGCGGCGGTCGTGCAGCAGGCGCAGGATGGCATCCGGCACCGCTCCGACTCCGGTCTGCACAACCGATCCATCCTCGATGAACGCGGCAGCGTGCTCGGCGATGGCCGTGTCGGTCGCACCGATGCGCGCGGGCGGCACCCGCACCGGCGGCCGCGAAACCGTTACGGCGTAGTCGATTTCGGCTGCGGACAGCAGTTCGCCGTGGGTCCACGGCACCTGCTCGTTGACCTCCGCGACCACCACCCGGGCCCGCGCCACGGCCGCGCGGACATAATCGCTGATCAAGCCGAAGCTGTGGTTGCCGCGCGCATCCGCCGGGCCGACCTGAATAAAGGCCACGTTACAGCCGATGATCCCGTCCTCGATGAGCGCGGCAACCTGGCTGACATGGCATGGGATCACGCTGAGCCGGTGTGCGTCGGCCAGCGCGCGCAGCGCACCGATCGCGCCCATGCTCGACAGCGAAAAGCTTTGCGTCGCTCGAGCGGTGAACAGACCGGAGAAGCTGGTCGCGATGAATGCCGACAGCCCGCCGATATCGCCGCCGCCCGCGATCAGCGCCTCGATCAGGGTGGTCGGCTCGCCGCAGGCCTGACCTATGACGATGCGATCGCCGGGACGCAGGAATTCGCGCACATCCAGGTCGGTGTCGGAGATGATCTTCATGCGCGTGCCTCCCCCGCCGCACCGAGCTCGCGGACGATTTCGGCGGTGTGCTCACCGAGCCGGGGCGCCGGACCCGCGACACGACCGGGTGTCCGCGAGAACCAGGTCGGCGGACCGGGGAAACGCACTGCGCCATAGGGAGATTCGACTATCTCGAAGAAATCGGCCGCGCGTAGGTGCGGATTGTCGAACAGTTCGTCGAGGGTGCGGACCGGCGCGGCGGGAATATCGAGGGACCGCAGTAATTCCAGCCACTCCCCCGTCGAACGTTCCCGGAAGGTTTCACCGAGTAGCGCATAGACGGTATCGATCCGGCGGGCCCGCTGTTCGAGTGTGGCGAATTCCGCACTCGCCCAAGATGGTTGCACGGCATCGATGAAGGCGGACCACTGCTTGTCGTTGTACACCAGCGCGGAAATATAGCCGTCGGCGGTGCGGTACGGCTTCCGGTTCGGTGCCACCGCACGGGGATACACCGCGGCACCCAATGGCGGGTCGAACAGCGCGCCGTTGGCATGCTCGACCAATACGAACGCCGCCATGGTCTCGAACATGGCGACCTCCACCTCTTGGCCCGCACCGGTCCGCTCGCGATGGAAAAGCGCCATGACGGTGGCATACAGCGCTGTCAGGCCGGCCACCTTGTCGGCCATGATGGTGCCGACATAGCCTGGCGCACCGGTCAATTGCTCCTGCACGAACGGCAGGCCACATTCGGCTTGGATGGTGTCGTCGTAGGCGGTGAGATTCGCATCCGGTCCGCGGCGGCCGTAACCGTAGCAATTGGTGTAGACGATCGACGGATTCAGCGCGGCGACCGCGGCGTAGTCGAAGCCGAGATCAGCGATCGCCTTGGCGCGCATCGAATGGATGAAAACATCTGCGGTGCGGATTAATTCACGCAGTACGGACCTTCCGTCCGCAGAGCGCAGGTCCAGCACCGCACTGCGCTTACCGCGGTTCACGTTGACGAACACCCCACCCATACCCGATTCGGGTCCGACCGAGATGTAGCGGGTGTTGTCCCCGGCCGGGGGTTCGACCTTGATCACGTCCGCCCCCATATCGGCCATGATCTGAGTGCAGTAGGGCCCCATCACCATTGCCGTGAGATCCACGACTCGCACCCCGGACAACGGACCCGAACGTTCCATCTGCCTCAGCCTCCACGATTCGGCGCGGTCCCCAGAGCACCGCCGGCGTCGACAGACTATAAGATTAATCCTTGCAAGGATAGCAACGATGCTGATATCAAGAGGGCGTGGAAAGTAGCATCGCGCGGGTCCTCGACACCGCGCTTGCCACCCGCCCGGACGCGCCCGCGATCGAGGCGGCCTCGGGTATCTGGTCGTATGCGGAACTCGACGACCAGGCGCGGCGGGCGGCGGGCGCACTGTGGTCGCTCGGTGTGCGCCCCGGCGATCGGGTGGCCGCCTGTCTGCCCAACGATCTGACGATCGTCGCGGCTTTCCATGGCGCGCAACGGATCGGTGCGGTGTGGGCCGGCATCGGTGAGGCGCTGTCCGAGAGCGAACAACAAGATCTCTACGAGCTTTGTGAACCGACGGTCGTACTCGCGGGCCCGCGGTGCCGGTTGACGGCGCCGGAGTGCGTCGACAGCCGACGCTGGGCACAGCTCATCGCTCGGCCCGAGGCGGCTCCAGCGGTCGACCCCGATATCGACGCACCTGCCGCGATCGCCTTCACCAGTGGCACATCCGGGCGACCGAAGGCCGTCGTGCACAGCCAGCGCAATCTGCTGCTGCCGGGCGCCGCGCTGGTCACGACCCGCGGCTGGGGACCCGACCTGCGCAAGGGCGACAGCTTCCCGCTGACGATCCTCAACCTGATGGTGTTGTCCACCCTGCTCACCGCACAGGCCGGTGGTTGCGCGGTGATCATGGATCGCCGCGATGTCGACGGGGTGGCGGAGTGGATCGCCACGCGCCGGGTGACGGTCTGGAACGGTGCTCCCGCACAGCTTTTCGATCTGGCCGGGCGTCCGGAGTTGGATCTGAGCTCGCTACGGGAGGTGTGGAGCGGCGGCAGCGACACTCCGGACCAGTTGCGGATGGCCTTCGCCGCCGCGCACGGTGTCGTGCCGCGGGCCACCTATGGCCTCACCGAAGCACCGACGGTGGTGTCGATCGACCCCGCCGACGGCGCTTGGCGGCCGGGCTCGAGCGGCCGGGTGCTGCCGCAGTACGACGTCGCGGCCTACGACGAGGGCCAACGCCTACCCGCGGGCGAACTCGGCGAACTGGGGCTGTGCGCGACCACGGCCGGGCCGTGGGCGCATCGGTGGCGGCCAATGCTCGGATACTGGGAGTCCGGTGGTCTCCGGTCACTCGAATCCGGCCCGATCGCTACCGGTGATATCGGGACCGTCGACGACGAGGGGTGGCTGACGGTGCTGGATCGCAAGAAGCTGGTGATCATCCGGGGCGGGGCCAATGTCTACCCGCTGGAAGTGGAGCGGGTCATCGGAAGCCATCCGGATGTGGCCAAGGTCGCGGTGTGCCCGGTACCCGACGACCGACTCGGGCAGCGCGTTGCCGCATTGATCGAATCAGCCAGTAATGCAGTCGATTTCGGGGCTCTCACCGATCTGTGCCGGACGACGCTCGCCGGTTACAAGGTGCCGGAGATCTGGTGCCGGGTCGATACCCTGCCGGTCAATGCCATGGGGAAGATCGACCGGACCCGCCTCGTCGAGCTCGTCGACCGGCACCGGAGCATCGGGGAGACCAGGTGACCGGCATGTTCGGTCTCGACGGCAGGGTCGCGATCGTCACCGGCGCCTCGTCCGGCCTCGGCGCGGCGGCGGCGCAATCGCTGGCATCGTTGGGTGCGCGGGTAGCGGTGGTCGCCCGCAGGCACGACCGGCTGGCCGAACTCGCGAAGCGCATCGACGGCATCGCCGTCGCAGGCGACCTGTCCGATCTCGAGCGCGTCGACGGCGTGGTGTCGTCCGTGGTCGAGCAAATGGGTCCACCGGAGATTCTGGTCAATGCCGCCGGAAACCGGTTCACCACCGAACGCGCCGAATCCGAGGCGCTCGATGATGTGCGCGACACCGTGGATCTCAATCTGCTTGCACCATTTGTGTTGGCGCAGCAGGTATTTCCACATATGCGCGCCGTCGGCCGCGGCGCGATTGTCAACGTCTCGTCGATCAGCGGCCGCGTCGGCATCCCCGGCATCCCGCAGGCGTCCTACGCGGCGGCCAAGGCGGGCCTGTCGGGCCTGACCGCCGAACTGGCGGTGCAGTGGGCACGGTATTCGATCCGGGTGAACACCGTCGCGCCCGGCTTTTTCCGCAGCGAGATCACCGACTCGCTCTACGACAGCGAGCGCGGCGCCGAATATCTCCGCCGCAATACCCCACTACCCCAGCAAGCGAGCGCCGACGACATCGTCGGCGCCATCGTGTGGCTCGTCGGCGATGCCGCGAGCTACGTCACCGGTCAGACCATCGTCGTCGACGGCGGCTGGACCGCGCGATGACGGACTCCAGAAAGGATCTCCGCCAATGTTTTCCGCACTGCTGATCGAGAAGGATGAAGCCGGGCAATCAGTTTCGCCGACCAGGTTGGACGAGAGCCGCCTGCCAGACGGAAACGTCACCGTCGAGGTCGCCTACTCCACACTGAATTACAAGGATGCCCTGGCCATTACCGGCGCATCGCCGGTGGTCCGCAAGTTCCCGATGGTGCCCGGTATCGATTTCGCGGGTGTCGTCACGGCGAGCACCCACAGTGCGTGGGCGACCGGCGACAACGTCGTGCTCAACGGGTGGGGTGTCGGCGAAACCCATTGGGGCGGTTTGGCGCAGCGCGCCAGAGTCGACGGGGATTGGCTGGTGCCGCTGCCCGCCGTATTCACCGCCCGGCAAGCGATGGCCATCGGCACAGCCGGTTATACGGCGAGCCTGTGTGTGAACGGGTTGTGGGACCACGGCGTGCGGCCGGACCAGGGCGAAATCCTGGTGACCGGCGCGACGGGCGGTGTCGGCAGTGTCGCGGTCGCCCTGCTGGCGAAGGCGGGCTTCACCGTGGCCGCAGCGACGGGCAAGACCGCGGAGGTCGACTATCTACAGCAACTCGGTGCCGCGACCGTGGTGGACCGGGCCGAACTCACGGCCGGCGGCAAGCCGCTGCAAAAGGAACGCTGGGCGGGTGTCGTCGATGCCGTCGGCAGTCACACCCTGGCAAATGCCTGCGCCCAGACCAGATACGGCGGCGCGGTCGCCGCGTGCGGTCTCGCCGGGGGCATGGACTTTCCGTCGACGGTCGCACCGTTCATTCTGCGCGGGGTAACTCTGTTGGGCATCGACAGCGTGCAGGCGACCGAACAGCGGCGTCTCGCGGCCTGGAGCCGCCTGTCGCGCGATCTGGATCCGGCTGCGCTGGAAGCCATCACCCGCGAGATCGCGCTGGGGGATGCGATCGTTTCCGCGGGTCAGCTCATAGCAGGCACGGTGCGTGGCCGCATCGTCGTCGATGTCAATCGGTAATCCGTCACCCTCAGGAGAAGCAGTGAGCGCCAAGGCAACCCCCGAACCCGATGTCATCGAACTCGACCTGTCCGACGTGGAACCCCGTGTCGGACAACCGATCGGCGGTGGACAATTGTGGGAGCCGTGCAGTGCCTCCGACATTCGCCGCTGGGTGATGGCGATGGATTATCCCAATCCGCTGCACTGGGACCACGAATTCGCCGGGGAGTCCCGCTACGGCGGCATCATCGCACCGCAATCCATCGCGGTGGCCCTGGATTACGGACATGGCTGCGCACCCGCGTGCGTCGGACGCATCCCGGGCAGCCATCTGATCTTCGGCGGCGAGGAGTGGTGGTTCTACGGCGCCGCCGTGCGGCCGGGCGATAAGTTGCTCCAGGAGCGGCGTTTTCACGACTACAAGGTGGTCCAGACGAAATTCGCCGGGCCGACCATGTTCCAGCGCGGCGACACCACCCATCGCAACCAGCACGGCACCCTGGTGGCGCGCGAACGGTCCACCTCCATCCGGTATCTCGCCGCCGAGGCGAACAAGCGCGGCATGTACGAGAATCAGGTCGGCGAGGTAAAGCGCTGGAGCGAGCTGGAATTGAACGAAATCGCCGTCCTGCGCCATGAATGGTTGATGTCGAATCGCCTCGGTATTTCACCGCATTTCGACGAGGTCGAGGTGGGCGATACGCTGCCGAGGCGGGTGCTCGGACCGCACAGCATCGCCAGCTTCACCACCGAATACCGGGCCTTCCTGTTCAATATCTGGGGCACGTTCGGCTGGGTGACGCCCGAGGGCGTCGAGGATCCGTGGGTCTACCAGGATCCGGGCTGGACCGAGGGGTTCGCCTTCGACGAGGAGGGCGCCAAGATCGATCCGCGCAAGCGCGACGGTCTGTATGTCGGTCCGTCGCGCGGCCATATCGACGGTGACAAGGCGGGTGCGGTCGGCATGGCACGCGCCTACGGCTACGGCGCGACCATGGGCGCTTGGTGCACCGACTACCTGGCGTACTGGGCGGGCAACGACGGTCTGGTGCGCCACATCAAATCGGATTTCCGTGGACCGGCCTTCGAAGGCGATGTGACCTATTTCGACGCCGAGATCATCGGCAAGGAGGCCATGTCCACGTGGGGCGTGCCGCTGATCCAGATCAAGCTGCGACTGACCAATCAGGACGGCGGTGTGCTGGTGGACAGCACCGCCGAGGTCGAACTGCCGTTGTGAAAGTAGCCCGAGTGAGCAAGCGACCGATGGCCATAGCTGAACCCGCACAACCTGTTTCGATTGCCTCGGGGCCGCCGTTGGACGAGGAGCCCGGCATCGGGGCGCGCACGCTGCCCGGATTTCTGCGCGAGGTGACGCGGCTGTACGGCGATCGCGAGGCGGTGGTGGGGCGCACCGTTCGGTGGAGTTACCGCGAGTTGTGGGAGCGTGCGGTCGAGGTGGCACGCGCGCTGCGTGCGGCCGGGGTCGGGCACGGCGGACGGGTCGGTGTGCTGATGACCAACCGTCCCGAGTGGATCGCGGCGGTGTTCGGCACCTCCCTCGCCGGGGGCGTGGCGGTCACGCTCAGTACCTTTTCGACCGCAGCCGAACTGGAGTATCTGCTCGACGAGTCCGGCGTATCGGTCCTGCTGTTCGAACGCGACGTGGCCGCAAGGGATTTCGCCGCCATCCTGACCGAGTTGGAACCGCGGATCGGCACGGCCGCGCCCGGCGGCTTGCACTCGGTCCGCTTTCCTTTCCTACGCCGTCTTGTCGCAGTCGGAGAACCCGTACCGGACAACGCAATCGAGACCTGGGACGCGTTCCTGGCGCTCGGCCGCACCGAACCGGCCGATGTGATCGAGGCGATCGCGGCTGCGGCGCGGCCGAGCGATACCGCCGTGCTGTTCTTCTCGTCCGGTTCCACCAGCCGCCCCAAGGGCATTCTGAGCGCGCATCGCGGTGTCACGATCCAGATGTGGCGGTTCCGCCGCATGTACGGATTCGTCCCAGCCGACGATGTCCGCTGCTGGACCGCCAACGGATTCTTCTGGTCCGGCAATTTCGCCCTGGCGCTGGGCGCGACGCTCGCCAGCGGTGGTGCCATCGTGCTGCAGCCGACCTTCGACGCCACCGATGCGCTGAACCTCATGCAGGCCGAACGGGTCAACTTCCCCTTCGCCTGGCCGCACCAGTGGGCCCAACTGGAGGCCGCAGCCAACTGGGGCAGCGTGGACTTGAGCAGCATGCGGTTCGTCGACCGCCGCAGCCCATTCGCGCGACACCCAACGGTGTCGAGCCGCTGGGACGAGCCGAATCACGCCTACGGAAATACCGAAACATTCACCATCACAACGGCGTTCCCGGCGAATACGCCTGACGAAACACACGCGGGCAGCAGTG
Protein-coding sequences here:
- a CDS encoding class I adenylate-forming enzyme family protein; amino-acid sequence: MESSIARVLDTALATRPDAPAIEAASGIWSYAELDDQARRAAGALWSLGVRPGDRVAACLPNDLTIVAAFHGAQRIGAVWAGIGEALSESEQQDLYELCEPTVVLAGPRCRLTAPECVDSRRWAQLIARPEAAPAVDPDIDAPAAIAFTSGTSGRPKAVVHSQRNLLLPGAALVTTRGWGPDLRKGDSFPLTILNLMVLSTLLTAQAGGCAVIMDRRDVDGVAEWIATRRVTVWNGAPAQLFDLAGRPELDLSSLREVWSGGSDTPDQLRMAFAAAHGVVPRATYGLTEAPTVVSIDPADGAWRPGSSGRVLPQYDVAAYDEGQRLPAGELGELGLCATTAGPWAHRWRPMLGYWESGGLRSLESGPIATGDIGTVDDEGWLTVLDRKKLVIIRGGANVYPLEVERVIGSHPDVAKVAVCPVPDDRLGQRVAALIESASNAVDFGALTDLCRTTLAGYKVPEIWCRVDTLPVNAMGKIDRTRLVELVDRHRSIGETR
- a CDS encoding SDR family NAD(P)-dependent oxidoreductase, translating into MFGLDGRVAIVTGASSGLGAAAAQSLASLGARVAVVARRHDRLAELAKRIDGIAVAGDLSDLERVDGVVSSVVEQMGPPEILVNAAGNRFTTERAESEALDDVRDTVDLNLLAPFVLAQQVFPHMRAVGRGAIVNVSSISGRVGIPGIPQASYAAAKAGLSGLTAELAVQWARYSIRVNTVAPGFFRSEITDSLYDSERGAEYLRRNTPLPQQASADDIVGAIVWLVGDAASYVTGQTIVVDGGWTAR
- a CDS encoding MDR family oxidoreductase; this encodes MFSALLIEKDEAGQSVSPTRLDESRLPDGNVTVEVAYSTLNYKDALAITGASPVVRKFPMVPGIDFAGVVTASTHSAWATGDNVVLNGWGVGETHWGGLAQRARVDGDWLVPLPAVFTARQAMAIGTAGYTASLCVNGLWDHGVRPDQGEILVTGATGGVGSVAVALLAKAGFTVAAATGKTAEVDYLQQLGAATVVDRAELTAGGKPLQKERWAGVVDAVGSHTLANACAQTRYGGAVAACGLAGGMDFPSTVAPFILRGVTLLGIDSVQATEQRRLAAWSRLSRDLDPAALEAITREIALGDAIVSAGQLIAGTVRGRIVVDVNR
- a CDS encoding FAS1-like dehydratase domain-containing protein; this encodes MSAKATPEPDVIELDLSDVEPRVGQPIGGGQLWEPCSASDIRRWVMAMDYPNPLHWDHEFAGESRYGGIIAPQSIAVALDYGHGCAPACVGRIPGSHLIFGGEEWWFYGAAVRPGDKLLQERRFHDYKVVQTKFAGPTMFQRGDTTHRNQHGTLVARERSTSIRYLAAEANKRGMYENQVGEVKRWSELELNEIAVLRHEWLMSNRLGISPHFDEVEVGDTLPRRVLGPHSIASFTTEYRAFLFNIWGTFGWVTPEGVEDPWVYQDPGWTEGFAFDEEGAKIDPRKRDGLYVGPSRGHIDGDKAGAVGMARAYGYGATMGAWCTDYLAYWAGNDGLVRHIKSDFRGPAFEGDVTYFDAEIIGKEAMSTWGVPLIQIKLRLTNQDGGVLVDSTAEVELPL
- a CDS encoding class I adenylate-forming enzyme family protein, with translation MSKRPMAIAEPAQPVSIASGPPLDEEPGIGARTLPGFLREVTRLYGDREAVVGRTVRWSYRELWERAVEVARALRAAGVGHGGRVGVLMTNRPEWIAAVFGTSLAGGVAVTLSTFSTAAELEYLLDESGVSVLLFERDVAARDFAAILTELEPRIGTAAPGGLHSVRFPFLRRLVAVGEPVPDNAIETWDAFLALGRTEPADVIEAIAAAARPSDTAVLFFSSGSTSRPKGILSAHRGVTIQMWRFRRMYGFVPADDVRCWTANGFFWSGNFALALGATLASGGAIVLQPTFDATDALNLMQAERVNFPFAWPHQWAQLEAAANWGSVDLSSMRFVDRRSPFARHPTVSSRWDEPNHAYGNTETFTITTAFPANTPDETHAGSSGVPLPGVTIKITDPIAGTVVPRGERGEICVKGPTLMLGYIGTPLDETLDAEGFFHTGDSGHLDTTGRLFWEGRLTDIIKTGGANVSPLEVDEILATYPGVEVARTVGVPHETLGELVVACIVPHTGIHLDTEEIRTFAKARLASYKVPRAVLFFDEADLTLTGSAKIKSSDLRELAAKRLAQ